Proteins encoded within one genomic window of Streptomyces sp. NBC_00523:
- a CDS encoding PQQ-dependent sugar dehydrogenase, whose translation MAVLAAGALLMAAGCSSEGGTGSPAGASSPAHSPTASAAKSPSPSPSASLPPADQPPAKGSAKVVSTLTEGLNSPWGLAALPGGDLLVGSRDKGTITRIDAKTGKKKLLGTVPGVAPAGEGGLLGLAVSPDFGTDHQVYAYFTTASDNRIARMIYDENGSPGRLLGAPDTILRGIPKGQIHNGGRIAFGPDRALYAGTGETGDDGRAQDKESLAGKILRMTPDGEPLHGNPQADSVVYSYGHRNVQGLAWDAEKRLWASEFGQDTWDELNLIEPGGNYGWPDVEGTAHKEGFRDPVAQWKTSEASPSGIAYVKGSIWMAGLRGERLWRVPLSREDGAAKEPLADPQAFLEGEYGRLRTVLAAGGDKLWLVTSETDSRGTPKPGDDRILLVQVT comes from the coding sequence GTGGCGGTGCTGGCGGCAGGCGCCCTGCTGATGGCCGCCGGGTGCAGCTCCGAGGGGGGCACGGGGAGTCCGGCGGGCGCGAGCTCTCCGGCGCACTCCCCCACCGCTTCGGCCGCCAAGTCGCCCTCCCCGTCGCCGTCCGCCTCGCTCCCCCCGGCCGACCAGCCCCCCGCCAAGGGCTCGGCGAAGGTGGTCTCGACGCTCACCGAGGGGCTGAACTCCCCGTGGGGGCTGGCCGCGCTCCCCGGCGGCGACCTCCTGGTGGGCTCCCGGGACAAGGGCACGATCACCCGGATCGACGCGAAGACCGGCAAGAAGAAGCTCCTCGGCACGGTCCCCGGGGTCGCCCCGGCCGGTGAGGGTGGCCTGCTCGGCCTCGCCGTATCGCCCGACTTCGGCACGGACCACCAGGTGTACGCGTACTTCACCACCGCGTCGGACAACCGCATCGCCCGCATGATCTACGACGAGAACGGCTCACCCGGCCGGCTGCTCGGCGCCCCGGACACCATCCTGCGCGGCATCCCCAAGGGCCAGATCCACAACGGCGGCCGGATCGCCTTCGGCCCCGACCGCGCGCTGTACGCGGGCACCGGCGAGACGGGCGACGACGGCCGCGCCCAGGACAAGGAGTCCCTGGCGGGCAAGATCCTGCGGATGACGCCCGATGGCGAGCCGCTGCACGGCAACCCGCAGGCCGACTCCGTGGTGTATTCGTACGGGCACCGCAACGTCCAGGGCCTCGCCTGGGACGCGGAGAAGCGGCTGTGGGCCTCCGAGTTCGGCCAGGACACCTGGGACGAGCTGAACCTGATCGAGCCGGGCGGCAACTACGGCTGGCCGGACGTCGAGGGCACCGCGCACAAGGAGGGCTTCCGGGACCCGGTCGCCCAGTGGAAGACCTCCGAGGCGTCGCCGAGCGGCATCGCGTACGTCAAGGGCTCCATCTGGATGGCCGGTCTGCGGGGCGAACGGCTGTGGCGCGTCCCGCTCTCCCGCGAGGACGGGGCCGCCAAGGAGCCGCTGGCGGACCCGCAGGCCTTCCTGGAGGGCGAGTACGGGCGGCTGCGCACGGTGCTCGCGGCGGGCGGCGACAAGCTGTGGCTGGTCACGAGCGAGACGGACAGCCGGGGGACGCCGAAGCCGGGCGACGACAGGATCCTGCTGGTGCAGGTCACATAG
- a CDS encoding phosphocholine-specific phospholipase C — MTTDMSRRRLFALGGGALGVAAAGSFLPPSLQAAIAAQPAHAGPGGGGLRDIRHVVILMQENRSFDHYFGTLRGVRGFGDRNAVELPTGTTVFEQPGAAGSTVLPFPVRGAAEEQKKDLQYIGALDHSWNGGAKAWGGGWMNGWISAKTAATMAYYDRRDIPLHYELADTFTVCDAYHSSIHSSTSPNRNHLWSGKTGFEPNGNRAVGNDAYDEGTHPGYDWSTYAERLEKAGRSWRTYTEWENFTDNQIEFYATFKAVARKALAKTGGHTYMESFYAQVRGASEAERERLLGLLEQGVATLTRQERSLFERALRRVPTGTLAEEFAKDVAAGKLPEVSYLVPSAIDSEHPSVSSPVHSATVVYKILDALGKHPDVWRHTAVLINYDENDGFFDHVPPPVAPPGVTDEQWEGRPTGLGIRVPMLVVSPWTVGGYVCSEVFDHTSVIRFLERWTGVEEPNISDWRRRVTGDLTSAFDFTRQRRQPAVERPGAIPPLSGRWQPKPPAVQRLPEQEPGVRPARPLPYQPDAQVRRTGGGLRVELANSGKASAHFALYPYAGEFPAPQHQDVRGEGHWTVPGTGGAYRFTVTGPNGFRREFEGPADGGAEVTTRVDGRDRDLHLTLRNNGRRTLTFLVRPLGYVDEADLRGWTRRVTVKPGRDRTVVHSAADAHGWYDLAVTAEGESGFRRRLMGHIENGRASVSG; from the coding sequence TTGACCACGGACATGTCACGGCGTCGGCTCTTCGCCCTGGGCGGCGGCGCGCTCGGCGTCGCTGCGGCGGGATCGTTCCTGCCGCCGTCGCTCCAGGCCGCCATCGCCGCGCAGCCCGCCCACGCGGGGCCCGGTGGCGGAGGGCTGAGGGACATCAGGCACGTGGTGATCCTGATGCAGGAGAACCGTTCTTTCGACCATTACTTCGGCACCCTGCGCGGCGTACGCGGCTTCGGGGACCGCAACGCCGTCGAACTGCCCACCGGCACGACGGTGTTCGAGCAGCCCGGCGCGGCCGGCTCCACCGTGCTGCCCTTCCCGGTGCGCGGCGCGGCCGAGGAGCAGAAGAAGGACCTCCAGTACATCGGCGCCCTCGACCACTCCTGGAACGGCGGCGCGAAGGCCTGGGGCGGCGGCTGGATGAACGGCTGGATCAGCGCCAAGACCGCGGCCACGATGGCGTACTACGACCGCCGCGACATCCCGCTGCACTACGAGCTGGCCGACACCTTCACCGTCTGCGACGCGTACCACTCCTCGATCCACAGCTCCACCAGCCCCAACCGCAACCATCTGTGGAGCGGGAAGACCGGCTTCGAGCCGAACGGGAACCGGGCCGTCGGGAACGACGCCTACGACGAGGGCACGCACCCCGGCTACGACTGGTCCACCTATGCCGAGCGGCTGGAGAAGGCCGGGCGCAGCTGGCGTACGTACACCGAGTGGGAGAACTTCACCGACAACCAGATCGAGTTCTACGCCACCTTCAAGGCCGTCGCCCGCAAGGCCCTGGCGAAGACCGGCGGCCACACCTACATGGAGTCCTTCTACGCGCAGGTCCGGGGCGCCTCCGAGGCCGAACGGGAGCGGCTGCTCGGGCTCCTGGAGCAGGGCGTGGCCACCCTCACCCGGCAGGAGCGCAGCCTGTTCGAGCGGGCGCTGCGCCGGGTGCCGACCGGGACGCTGGCCGAGGAGTTCGCCAAGGACGTGGCGGCCGGCAAGCTGCCCGAGGTCTCCTACCTGGTCCCGTCGGCCATCGACTCCGAGCACCCGAGCGTCTCCTCGCCCGTGCACAGCGCCACCGTCGTCTACAAGATCCTCGACGCGCTCGGCAAGCATCCGGACGTCTGGCGGCACACCGCCGTGCTGATCAACTACGACGAGAACGACGGCTTCTTCGACCACGTCCCGCCGCCCGTCGCGCCGCCCGGCGTGACCGACGAGCAGTGGGAGGGTCGCCCGACCGGCCTCGGTATCCGGGTGCCGATGCTCGTCGTCTCGCCGTGGACCGTGGGCGGCTACGTCTGCTCCGAGGTCTTCGACCACACCTCCGTCATCCGCTTCCTGGAGCGCTGGACGGGCGTCGAGGAGCCCAACATCAGCGACTGGCGGCGCCGTGTCACCGGCGACCTCACCTCCGCGTTCGACTTCACCCGGCAGCGGCGGCAGCCGGCCGTGGAGCGTCCCGGGGCGATCCCGCCGCTCAGCGGCCGCTGGCAGCCCAAGCCGCCCGCCGTCCAGCGTCTGCCCGAGCAGGAGCCCGGCGTGCGCCCGGCGCGCCCGCTGCCGTACCAGCCCGACGCCCAGGTCCGGCGGACCGGCGGCGGTCTGCGGGTGGAGCTCGCCAACAGCGGCAAGGCGTCGGCGCACTTCGCGCTGTACCCGTACGCGGGTGAGTTCCCGGCCCCGCAGCACCAGGACGTCCGGGGCGAGGGGCACTGGACCGTTCCGGGGACGGGCGGGGCATACCGCTTCACGGTCACCGGGCCGAACGGCTTCCGCCGCGAGTTCGAGGGACCGGCCGACGGCGGCGCGGAGGTCACCACCCGCGTCGACGGCCGCGACCGCGATCTGCACCTCACCCTGCGCAACAACGGCCGCCGGACCCTGACCTTCCTGGTGCGGCCGCTCGGTTACGTGGACGAGGCCGACCTGAGGGGCTGGACCCGCCGCGTCACCGTCAAGCCGGGCCGCGACCGTACGGTCGTGCACTCGGCGGCCGACGCGCACGGCTGGTACGACCTGGCGGTCACGGCCGAGGGCGAGAGCGGCTTCCGGCGACGGCTGATGGGGCACATCGAGAACGGCCGGGCGAGCGTCTCCGGCTGA
- a CDS encoding helix-turn-helix transcriptional regulator codes for MLAHVETRSVSPVFVGRTGELNSLTGALTRATKEPSGTAGGFFGAPQALLIGGEAGVGKTRLVEEFLAVAARRDTVVAVGGCVEIGAEGLPYAPFSTALRALRRALPEEMAAACAGQEGELARLLPELGETGRDGNDELGTARLFELTVRLLERISADRPVVLVLEDLHWADSSTRHLLAYLFRTLRSGRLVVVGTYRADDIHRRHPLRPLLAEIDRLRTVRRIELSRFTRSEVRRQLAGILADTPDPALVDEIFERSDGNAFFVEELACILECGDGDGDGLPESLRDLLLVRVEALSADAQKVARIVAEGGSAVEYELLAAVAGLGEDDLIAALRTAVGANLLLTTPEGDGYRFRHSLVREAVSDDLLPGERSRLNRRYAEALEADPALVPDDERATRLASYWYGAHDAAKALPAVLKASVRARRRNAYAEQLRLLERALELWDDAPEDVRRTLRPIDYAEVYPTCGRDASTPLTYLDLMAEATVAARLGGERERAFAICKKALRILEGEDDALRAAWFWVQRSRLVQDLTRGDGWEELATAERLVRGLPPSKVHAFVLMLVAGWGALHRPGAETLAAAERAVEYAQLVGDEYIGLHARLTRGWLNADAGAVDEGIAEMYTVRDRADELGLIDIMGRASINLPSTLEAMGRSLEAVAAADHGIRICHEHGVADMEAWVRTNQAMSLFSLGRWDEAAATTEAAARKSLSRKSQGLVASRRTELAVARGDLAEAERQLALTRRCFGSSDPQPQHFINPVRHTIQIAVMQGRLPEARAAFEAQAEESFPTGTQRYAFPMLHAVAAAEADARGLPATEPGRPAVLDLVRSHLKRLPVLVPVWSAYALLVEAELARAEGTDTPDHWEGAARAFTPLHRPYELAQIHHRWAEALLVASGDRATATGLLRDAHTTAVRLGARPLAETVELLAGRARIALAGAGGEAEEIPAAILVPDGPGPARDPSEEQLRAAAAAVESFGLTPREQDVHRLVAAGLTNRRIAEELYISPKTASVHVSNILAKLGVTGRGEAAALAHRLRLYPVPEQR; via the coding sequence ATGCTCGCCCACGTGGAGACCAGGTCAGTCAGCCCCGTGTTCGTCGGCCGCACCGGCGAACTCAACTCGCTCACCGGCGCGCTCACCCGCGCCACCAAGGAACCCTCCGGCACCGCCGGAGGGTTCTTCGGCGCGCCCCAGGCCCTGCTCATCGGCGGCGAGGCCGGCGTCGGCAAGACCCGCCTCGTGGAGGAGTTCCTGGCCGTCGCGGCCCGCCGCGACACCGTCGTCGCCGTCGGCGGCTGCGTCGAGATCGGCGCCGAGGGCCTGCCGTACGCCCCCTTCTCCACCGCCCTGCGCGCCCTGCGCCGCGCCCTGCCCGAGGAGATGGCCGCCGCCTGCGCCGGCCAGGAGGGCGAACTGGCCCGGCTGCTCCCCGAGCTCGGCGAGACCGGCCGTGACGGCAACGACGAGCTCGGCACCGCCCGCCTCTTCGAACTGACCGTTCGCCTCCTGGAACGCATCTCGGCCGACCGGCCCGTCGTCCTCGTCCTGGAGGACCTGCACTGGGCGGACTCCTCCACCCGCCACCTCCTCGCCTACCTCTTCCGGACCCTGCGCAGCGGCCGCCTCGTCGTCGTCGGCACCTACCGCGCCGACGACATCCATCGCCGCCACCCGCTGCGCCCCCTCCTCGCGGAGATCGACCGGCTGCGCACCGTCCGCCGCATCGAGCTCTCCCGGTTCACCCGCTCCGAGGTCCGCCGCCAGCTGGCCGGCATTCTCGCGGACACCCCCGATCCCGCCCTGGTGGACGAGATATTCGAGCGCTCCGACGGCAACGCCTTCTTCGTGGAGGAGCTGGCCTGCATCCTGGAGTGCGGCGACGGGGACGGCGACGGCCTGCCCGAATCGCTCCGCGACCTCCTCCTCGTCCGCGTCGAGGCCCTGTCCGCCGACGCCCAGAAGGTCGCCCGGATCGTCGCCGAGGGCGGCTCCGCCGTCGAGTACGAACTGCTCGCCGCCGTCGCCGGACTCGGCGAGGACGACCTCATCGCGGCGCTGCGCACCGCCGTCGGCGCCAACCTGCTCCTGACCACCCCCGAGGGCGACGGCTACCGCTTCCGCCACTCCCTGGTCCGCGAGGCCGTCAGCGACGACCTGCTCCCCGGCGAGCGCTCGCGCCTCAACCGCCGGTACGCGGAGGCCCTGGAGGCCGACCCGGCTCTCGTCCCCGACGACGAGCGCGCGACCCGCCTGGCCAGCTACTGGTACGGCGCGCACGACGCCGCCAAGGCGCTGCCCGCCGTCCTCAAGGCATCGGTCCGGGCCCGCCGCCGCAACGCCTACGCCGAACAGCTGCGCCTCCTGGAACGCGCCCTCGAACTGTGGGACGACGCCCCCGAGGACGTCCGCCGCACCCTGCGCCCCATCGACTACGCCGAGGTCTACCCGACCTGCGGGCGGGACGCCTCGACCCCGCTGACCTACCTCGACCTGATGGCCGAGGCCACCGTCGCCGCCCGCCTCGGCGGGGAGCGCGAACGGGCCTTCGCCATCTGCAAGAAGGCCCTGCGCATCCTGGAGGGCGAGGACGACGCGCTGCGCGCCGCCTGGTTCTGGGTCCAGCGCTCCCGCCTCGTCCAGGACCTCACGCGCGGCGACGGCTGGGAGGAGCTGGCCACCGCCGAGCGGCTGGTCCGGGGCCTGCCCCCGTCGAAGGTGCACGCGTTCGTCCTGATGCTGGTGGCCGGCTGGGGCGCCCTGCACCGCCCCGGCGCCGAGACCCTGGCCGCCGCCGAACGCGCCGTGGAGTACGCCCAGCTCGTCGGCGACGAGTACATCGGGCTGCACGCCCGGCTCACCCGGGGCTGGCTCAACGCGGACGCGGGCGCCGTGGACGAGGGCATAGCCGAGATGTACACCGTGCGCGACCGGGCCGACGAGCTGGGCCTCATCGACATCATGGGCCGGGCCAGCATCAACCTGCCCTCCACGCTGGAGGCCATGGGCCGCTCCCTGGAAGCGGTGGCCGCCGCCGACCACGGCATCCGCATCTGCCACGAGCACGGCGTCGCGGACATGGAGGCGTGGGTCCGTACCAACCAGGCGATGTCCCTGTTCTCGCTGGGCCGCTGGGACGAGGCCGCGGCCACCACGGAGGCCGCCGCCCGCAAGTCGCTGTCCCGCAAGTCGCAGGGGCTGGTCGCCTCGCGCCGCACCGAACTCGCCGTCGCCCGGGGCGACCTCGCCGAGGCCGAACGGCAACTCGCGCTGACCCGGCGCTGCTTCGGCTCCAGCGACCCCCAGCCCCAGCACTTCATCAACCCGGTGCGCCACACCATCCAGATCGCCGTGATGCAGGGCCGGCTGCCCGAGGCGCGCGCCGCCTTCGAGGCGCAGGCCGAGGAGAGCTTCCCCACCGGCACCCAGCGCTACGCCTTCCCCATGCTGCACGCCGTCGCGGCGGCCGAGGCCGACGCCCGGGGCCTGCCCGCCACCGAACCGGGCCGCCCCGCCGTCCTCGATCTGGTCCGGAGCCACCTCAAGCGGCTGCCGGTCCTCGTCCCCGTCTGGTCCGCCTACGCCCTCCTGGTCGAGGCGGAGCTGGCCAGGGCCGAGGGCACCGACACCCCGGACCACTGGGAGGGCGCCGCCCGGGCGTTCACCCCGCTGCACCGCCCGTACGAGCTGGCGCAGATCCACCACCGCTGGGCGGAGGCCCTGCTTGTCGCCTCCGGTGACCGGGCCACCGCCACCGGCCTGCTGCGCGACGCGCACACCACCGCTGTCCGGCTCGGGGCCCGCCCGCTCGCCGAGACCGTCGAGCTGCTGGCCGGCCGCGCCCGCATCGCCCTGGCCGGTGCGGGCGGCGAGGCCGAGGAGATCCCGGCCGCGATCCTCGTCCCGGACGGGCCCGGGCCCGCCCGCGACCCCTCGGAGGAGCAGCTGCGGGCCGCCGCGGCCGCCGTGGAGTCCTTCGGACTGACCCCGCGCGAGCAGGACGTCCACCGGCTGGTCGCGGCGGGCCTCACCAACCGCCGGATCGCCGAGGAGCTGTACATCTCGCCGAAGACCGCGAGCGTCCACGTCTCCAACATCCTGGCCAAGCTGGGCGTGACCGGCCGCGGCGAGGCGGCGGCCCTGGCCCACCGGCTGCGGCTCTACCCGGTGCCGGAGCAGCGGTGA
- a CDS encoding MMPL family transporter translates to MAAIARWCVTHRLIAVLIWLLALGGTAAAAAFAGSAYTNDYEAPGTESGQAAELLKSGFTDLGGDTDTIVWHTADSTVRATDVEQKMTRTLHAVERLPGVGAVDSPYTETGAAQISTDGHTAYATVTFDQRADDVPVAQARAVVDTAKAAESPHLRVELGGQAVGLTEAHAAHLSEVIGVAVAAVVLFLAFGSLAASLLPISTALVSVGTAYAGIVLLGHLMTVADFAPMLGMLIGLGVGIDYALFIVTRHRRGLRRGMTVPEAAQHAVATTGRAVVFAGATVCIALLGMLILRLSFLNGVAIAASLTVVLTVAASVTLLPALLSLIGLRALSRRERARLAEHGPQPEPPTGFAARWSAFVERHPKLLGAVAAVVMLVLALPTFSLHLGSSDQGNNAESATTRQAYDLLADGFGPGVNGPLTVAAHLDGADDRLAMDALPATLRTVDGVAWAHPVTYNAAGDTAYVTVVPDSAPQSRATSDLVERLRTDVLPKAADNTSLETHVGGVTASYDDFAQIIIGKLPLFIGVVIGLGCLLLLLAFRSVGIPLKAAAMNVAAVASSFGVVVAIFQWGWGSELLGLGSPGPIEPFLPVIMVSVLFGLSMDYQVFLVGRMYEEWLETRDNRRAVRVGLAETSRVINSAAVIMISVFLAFVLSGDRVIAMFGIALAAAVALDAFVLRTLLVPALMHLLGGANWWLPGWLERRLPRLSIEPPDRPVVRMPVPGVRTYEDEPAERVH, encoded by the coding sequence TTGGCTGCCATCGCTCGCTGGTGCGTCACGCACCGCCTCATCGCCGTCCTGATCTGGCTGCTCGCCCTCGGGGGCACGGCCGCCGCCGCGGCGTTCGCGGGGTCCGCGTACACCAACGACTACGAGGCACCCGGCACCGAGTCCGGGCAGGCCGCCGAGCTGTTGAAGAGCGGGTTCACCGATCTCGGCGGGGACACCGACACCATCGTCTGGCACACAGCGGACTCCACGGTCCGGGCCACCGACGTCGAGCAGAAGATGACCCGCACCCTGCACGCCGTGGAGCGGCTGCCCGGGGTCGGGGCCGTCGACAGCCCCTACACGGAGACCGGGGCCGCGCAGATCAGCACCGACGGGCACACCGCGTACGCCACCGTCACCTTCGACCAGCGCGCCGACGACGTGCCCGTGGCGCAGGCGCGGGCGGTCGTGGACACCGCGAAGGCGGCCGAGAGCCCGCATCTGCGCGTCGAACTCGGCGGCCAGGCCGTCGGGCTCACCGAGGCGCACGCCGCGCATCTCAGCGAGGTCATCGGGGTCGCCGTCGCGGCCGTCGTGCTCTTCCTCGCCTTCGGCTCCCTCGCCGCGAGCCTGCTGCCCATCTCCACGGCCCTCGTCTCGGTCGGCACCGCGTACGCGGGCATCGTGCTCCTCGGACACCTGATGACCGTCGCCGACTTCGCGCCCATGCTCGGCATGCTGATAGGGCTCGGCGTGGGCATCGACTACGCCCTGTTCATCGTCACCCGGCACCGCAGAGGGCTGCGGCGCGGCATGACCGTGCCCGAGGCCGCGCAGCACGCGGTGGCGACGACCGGGCGGGCCGTGGTCTTCGCCGGGGCCACCGTCTGCATCGCGCTCCTCGGCATGCTGATCCTCCGGCTGAGCTTCCTCAACGGCGTGGCCATCGCCGCCTCGCTCACCGTCGTCCTGACCGTGGCCGCGTCGGTGACCCTGCTGCCGGCCCTCCTCTCCCTCATCGGACTGCGGGCGCTCAGCCGGCGCGAACGGGCCCGGCTCGCCGAACACGGGCCGCAGCCAGAGCCGCCCACCGGTTTCGCCGCCCGCTGGTCCGCCTTCGTGGAGCGGCACCCCAAGCTCCTGGGCGCCGTGGCCGCCGTGGTGATGCTGGTCCTCGCGCTGCCTACCTTCTCGCTCCACCTCGGCAGCTCCGACCAGGGCAACAACGCGGAGTCCGCCACCACCCGGCAGGCGTACGACCTGCTCGCCGACGGCTTCGGCCCGGGCGTCAACGGACCGCTGACCGTCGCCGCGCACCTCGACGGCGCCGACGACCGGCTCGCGATGGACGCCCTGCCCGCCACCCTGCGCACGGTCGACGGGGTGGCGTGGGCCCACCCGGTCACGTACAACGCGGCGGGCGACACCGCGTACGTCACCGTCGTCCCCGACTCCGCCCCGCAGTCCCGCGCGACCAGCGACCTCGTGGAGCGGCTGCGCACGGACGTGCTGCCTAAGGCGGCCGACAACACCTCGCTGGAGACCCATGTCGGCGGGGTGACGGCCAGCTACGACGACTTCGCGCAGATCATCATCGGCAAGCTGCCGCTGTTCATCGGCGTCGTCATAGGACTGGGCTGCCTGCTCCTGCTGCTGGCCTTCCGGTCCGTCGGCATCCCGCTGAAGGCGGCGGCGATGAACGTCGCGGCGGTCGCCTCGTCGTTCGGCGTCGTCGTCGCGATCTTCCAGTGGGGCTGGGGCAGCGAACTGCTGGGCCTCGGCAGCCCGGGCCCCATCGAACCCTTCCTGCCCGTGATCATGGTCTCGGTGCTCTTCGGCCTCTCCATGGACTACCAGGTCTTCCTGGTCGGCCGGATGTACGAGGAGTGGCTGGAGACCCGCGACAACCGGCGCGCGGTCCGGGTGGGCCTCGCCGAGACCAGCCGGGTGATCAACTCGGCCGCTGTGATCATGATCTCGGTGTTCCTCGCCTTCGTCCTCAGCGGCGACCGCGTCATCGCGATGTTCGGCATCGCCCTCGCGGCGGCCGTGGCCCTGGACGCCTTCGTCCTGCGCACCCTGCTCGTCCCGGCCCTCATGCACCTGCTCGGCGGCGCCAACTGGTGGCTCCCCGGCTGGCTGGAGCGCCGCCTGCCCCGCCTCAGCATCGAACCGCCGGACCGCCCGGTGGTGCGGATGCCGGTGCCAGGGGTGCGGACGTACGAGGACGAGCCGGCCGAGCGCGTCCACTGA
- the gatB gene encoding Asp-tRNA(Asn)/Glu-tRNA(Gln) amidotransferase subunit GatB → MTVIDLESYEDALATYDPVMGLEVHVELGTKTKMFCGCSTELGQDANTQTCPVCLGLPGALPVVNEIGVESAIKIGLALNCEIAEWCRFARKNYFYPDMPKNFQTSQYDEPIAFNGYLDVQLEDGEVFRVQIERAHMEEDTGKSTHVGGATGRIHGASHSLLDYNRAGIPLIEIVTKPIEGAGARAPEVARAYVAELRELIKALGVSEARMEMGQMRCDVNLSLRPNGTETFGTRSETKNVNSLRSVERAARFEIQRHAAVLNSGGTIVQETRHFHEEDGSTTAGRIKDNAEDYRYFPEPDLVPVAPAREWVEELRKGLPELPRLRRARLKEEWGVSEHDMQSILNAGAVDLIVATTEAGAPSDQARKWWMGELARNANETGRGLDELPVTPAQVARVAELVAAGDLNDKLARQVLEGVLAGEGDPDTVVEKRGLKVVSDEGALSTAVDEAIAGNAAIADKIRGGKVAAAGALVGAVMKATRGQADAARVRELILEKLGVEG, encoded by the coding sequence GTGACTGTCATCGACCTGGAGTCGTACGAGGACGCCCTCGCGACGTACGACCCCGTCATGGGCCTTGAGGTCCATGTGGAGCTCGGCACCAAGACGAAGATGTTCTGCGGCTGCTCCACGGAGCTGGGGCAGGACGCCAACACGCAGACCTGCCCGGTCTGCCTCGGGCTGCCCGGCGCGCTGCCGGTCGTCAACGAGATCGGCGTGGAGTCCGCGATCAAGATCGGCCTCGCGCTGAACTGCGAGATCGCCGAGTGGTGCCGCTTCGCCCGGAAGAACTACTTCTATCCGGACATGCCGAAGAACTTCCAGACCTCCCAGTACGACGAGCCGATCGCCTTCAACGGCTATCTGGACGTCCAGCTGGAGGACGGCGAGGTCTTCCGGGTGCAGATCGAACGCGCCCACATGGAGGAGGACACCGGCAAGTCGACGCACGTCGGCGGCGCCACCGGCCGTATCCACGGCGCGTCCCACTCCCTGCTCGACTACAACCGCGCGGGCATCCCGCTCATCGAGATCGTCACCAAGCCGATCGAGGGAGCGGGCGCACGGGCCCCCGAGGTCGCCCGGGCGTACGTCGCCGAGCTGCGCGAGCTCATCAAGGCGCTCGGCGTCTCCGAGGCCCGCATGGAGATGGGCCAGATGCGCTGCGACGTCAACCTGTCGCTGCGCCCCAACGGCACCGAGACGTTCGGTACCCGCTCCGAGACGAAGAACGTGAACTCGCTGCGTTCCGTCGAGCGCGCCGCCCGCTTCGAGATCCAGCGCCACGCCGCGGTGCTGAACTCGGGCGGGACGATCGTGCAGGAGACCCGGCACTTCCACGAGGAGGACGGCTCCACCACGGCCGGCCGCATCAAGGACAACGCCGAGGACTACCGCTACTTCCCCGAGCCCGATCTCGTGCCGGTCGCCCCGGCCCGCGAGTGGGTCGAGGAGCTGCGCAAGGGCCTCCCCGAGCTGCCGCGGCTCCGCCGCGCCCGGCTCAAGGAGGAGTGGGGCGTCTCCGAGCACGACATGCAGTCCATCCTCAACGCGGGCGCGGTCGACCTGATCGTCGCCACGACCGAGGCGGGCGCCCCGTCGGACCAGGCCCGCAAGTGGTGGATGGGCGAGCTGGCCCGCAACGCCAACGAGACCGGCCGCGGCCTGGACGAGCTGCCCGTCACCCCGGCGCAGGTCGCCCGGGTCGCCGAGCTCGTCGCCGCGGGCGACCTCAACGACAAGCTGGCCCGCCAGGTCCTGGAGGGCGTGCTCGCCGGCGAGGGCGACCCGGACACCGTGGTCGAGAAGCGCGGCCTGAAGGTCGTCTCGGACGAGGGCGCGCTGTCCACCGCCGTGGACGAGGCCATCGCGGGCAACGCCGCCATCGCGGACAAGATCCGCGGCGGCAAGGTCGCGGCGGCCGGCGCGCTGGTCGGCGCGGTCATGAAGGCGACCCGGGGCCAGGCGGACGCGGCCCGCGTCCGCGAGCTGATCCTGGAGAAGCTGGGCGTCGAGGGCTGA